One genomic window of Metopolophium dirhodum isolate CAU chromosome 4, ASM1992520v1, whole genome shotgun sequence includes the following:
- the LOC132943520 gene encoding phosphatidylinositol glycan anchor biosynthesis class U protein isoform X4, with protein sequence MPVIEGVSLYNENINPYDGDLFHETPLALVFFSHLTSTFSDFYVSLVFIVCDLITAFVLYYTSKIYTENLLKQQTKTKHVYNKEFNKLLIPDDFSVINPFYVCSVYMLNPYTVFSCIARTTTVFNNLFLALCLYSMVKRHRLLGCLSLVLASLPTFYTFGLLAPLMISCAPIDSKKKTGSFIVTFLTCGTISCSLLYLCYTIMNEWTFLDSVYGFILNVRDLKPNIGLFWYFFTEMFEHFHALFVCAFQLNASVLYVVPLSIRLRRDPLLLATSLLTLTAVFKSYPSIGDVGFYLSLLPIHRHLFYFMQQAFIVSCFFVGCTVFAPTVWHLWIYSRSANANFYFGVTLAFATTQIFLITDLLFAYIKREFALKHGMKRMINGKEARLMLD encoded by the exons ATGCCAG ttattgaaGGTGTATCTTTATACAACGAGAATATCAATCCATATGATGGGGATTTATTTCACGAGACTCCATTGGCTCTTGTATTTTTCAGTCACTTGACATCAACCTTTTcagatttttatgtatcattaGTATTTATTGTGTGCGATCTCATAACTGCTTTTGTGTTGTATTATACATCTAAAATTTACActgaaaatttg ctTAAACagcaaacaaaaacaaaacatgtctataataaagaatttaataaattattgataccAGATGACTTTTCAGTCATAAATCCGTTTTATGTATGTTCAGTTTACATGCTTAATCCATACACAGTGTTTAGTTGTATTGCAAGAACAACAACAGTGTTCAACAACCTATTTTTAGCACTATGTTTATATTCCATGGTAAAac GGCATAGACTATTAGGATGTCTGAGCTTAGTATTAGCATCATTGCCAACATTTTACACATTTGGTCTACTAGCCCCGTTAATGATAAGTTGTGCACCGATTGACTCTAAGAAAAAGACTGGTTCATTCatagttacatttttaacttgtgGTACCATTAGCTGCTCGCTTCTGTACCTATGCTATACCATTATGAATGAATGGACATTCCTAGATTCTGTTTATGGTTTTAT attaaATGTACGtgatttaaaaccaaatataggtttgttttggtatttttttactgaaatGTTTGAACATTTCCATGCACTATTTGTCTGCGCTTTTCAATTAAATGCATCTGTTCTATATGTGGTTCCATTAAGTATACGTCTACGCCGTGACCCATTGTTATTAGCCACCAGTTTATTAACATTAACAGCAGTTTTTAAGTCGTATCCAAGCATAGGAGATGTTGGATTTTACCTTAGTCTTCTTCCAATTCATAGACATCTGTTCTACT ttatgcaACAAGCATTCATTGTATCTTGTTTCTTTGTGGGTTGTACTGTTTTTGCCCCTACTGTGTGGCATTTGTGGATTTATTCACGTTCAGCAAATGCAAATTTCTATTTTGGAGTTACTCTTGCTTTTGCCACAACTCaa atATTCCTGATCACTGATTTATTGTTTGCATACATCAAGCGAGAGTTTGCTCTGAAACATGGTATGAAACGTATGATCAATGGAAAAGAAGCGCGTCTAATGCttgattaa
- the LOC132943520 gene encoding phosphatidylinositol glycan anchor biosynthesis class U protein isoform X3: protein MSIQRRYYNDYFIEGVSLYNENINPYDGDLFHETPLALVFFSHLTSTFSDFYVSLVFIVCDLITAFVLYYTSKIYTENLLKQQTKTKHVYNKEFNKLLIPDDFSVINPFYVCSVYMLNPYTVFSCIARTTTVFNNLFLALCLYSMVKRHRLLGCLSLVLASLPTFYTFGLLAPLMISCAPIDSKKKTGSFIVTFLTCGTISCSLLYLCYTIMNEWTFLDSVYGFILNVRDLKPNIGLFWYFFTEMFEHFHALFVCAFQLNASVLYVVPLSIRLRRDPLLLATSLLTLTAVFKSYPSIGDVGFYLSLLPIHRHLFYFMQQAFIVSCFFVGCTVFAPTVWHLWIYSRSANANFYFGVTLAFATTQIFLITDLLFAYIKREFALKHGMKRMINGKEARLMLD, encoded by the exons atgtctattcAACGCcggtattataatgattatt ttattgaaGGTGTATCTTTATACAACGAGAATATCAATCCATATGATGGGGATTTATTTCACGAGACTCCATTGGCTCTTGTATTTTTCAGTCACTTGACATCAACCTTTTcagatttttatgtatcattaGTATTTATTGTGTGCGATCTCATAACTGCTTTTGTGTTGTATTATACATCTAAAATTTACActgaaaatttg ctTAAACagcaaacaaaaacaaaacatgtctataataaagaatttaataaattattgataccAGATGACTTTTCAGTCATAAATCCGTTTTATGTATGTTCAGTTTACATGCTTAATCCATACACAGTGTTTAGTTGTATTGCAAGAACAACAACAGTGTTCAACAACCTATTTTTAGCACTATGTTTATATTCCATGGTAAAac GGCATAGACTATTAGGATGTCTGAGCTTAGTATTAGCATCATTGCCAACATTTTACACATTTGGTCTACTAGCCCCGTTAATGATAAGTTGTGCACCGATTGACTCTAAGAAAAAGACTGGTTCATTCatagttacatttttaacttgtgGTACCATTAGCTGCTCGCTTCTGTACCTATGCTATACCATTATGAATGAATGGACATTCCTAGATTCTGTTTATGGTTTTAT attaaATGTACGtgatttaaaaccaaatataggtttgttttggtatttttttactgaaatGTTTGAACATTTCCATGCACTATTTGTCTGCGCTTTTCAATTAAATGCATCTGTTCTATATGTGGTTCCATTAAGTATACGTCTACGCCGTGACCCATTGTTATTAGCCACCAGTTTATTAACATTAACAGCAGTTTTTAAGTCGTATCCAAGCATAGGAGATGTTGGATTTTACCTTAGTCTTCTTCCAATTCATAGACATCTGTTCTACT ttatgcaACAAGCATTCATTGTATCTTGTTTCTTTGTGGGTTGTACTGTTTTTGCCCCTACTGTGTGGCATTTGTGGATTTATTCACGTTCAGCAAATGCAAATTTCTATTTTGGAGTTACTCTTGCTTTTGCCACAACTCaa atATTCCTGATCACTGATTTATTGTTTGCATACATCAAGCGAGAGTTTGCTCTGAAACATGGTATGAAACGTATGATCAATGGAAAAGAAGCGCGTCTAATGCttgattaa
- the LOC132943520 gene encoding phosphatidylinositol glycan anchor biosynthesis class U protein isoform X1, translating into MEKLLFFVYSIGILIRIYLSFSDFSTSIADRVEVSTPLNSWKRVIEGVSLYNENINPYDGDLFHETPLALVFFSHLTSTFSDFYVSLVFIVCDLITAFVLYYTSKIYTENLLKQQTKTKHVYNKEFNKLLIPDDFSVINPFYVCSVYMLNPYTVFSCIARTTTVFNNLFLALCLYSMVKRHRLLGCLSLVLASLPTFYTFGLLAPLMISCAPIDSKKKTGSFIVTFLTCGTISCSLLYLCYTIMNEWTFLDSVYGFILNVRDLKPNIGLFWYFFTEMFEHFHALFVCAFQLNASVLYVVPLSIRLRRDPLLLATSLLTLTAVFKSYPSIGDVGFYLSLLPIHRHLFYFMQQAFIVSCFFVGCTVFAPTVWHLWIYSRSANANFYFGVTLAFATTQIFLITDLLFAYIKREFALKHGMKRMINGKEARLMLD; encoded by the exons AtggaaaaattactatttttcgtGTATTCGATTGGAATCCTTATTAGGATCTATCTGAGCTTCAGCGATTTCAGCACTTCCATTGCAGATCGGGTTGAAGTGTCAACACCATTGAACTCTTGGAAAAGAG ttattgaaGGTGTATCTTTATACAACGAGAATATCAATCCATATGATGGGGATTTATTTCACGAGACTCCATTGGCTCTTGTATTTTTCAGTCACTTGACATCAACCTTTTcagatttttatgtatcattaGTATTTATTGTGTGCGATCTCATAACTGCTTTTGTGTTGTATTATACATCTAAAATTTACActgaaaatttg ctTAAACagcaaacaaaaacaaaacatgtctataataaagaatttaataaattattgataccAGATGACTTTTCAGTCATAAATCCGTTTTATGTATGTTCAGTTTACATGCTTAATCCATACACAGTGTTTAGTTGTATTGCAAGAACAACAACAGTGTTCAACAACCTATTTTTAGCACTATGTTTATATTCCATGGTAAAac GGCATAGACTATTAGGATGTCTGAGCTTAGTATTAGCATCATTGCCAACATTTTACACATTTGGTCTACTAGCCCCGTTAATGATAAGTTGTGCACCGATTGACTCTAAGAAAAAGACTGGTTCATTCatagttacatttttaacttgtgGTACCATTAGCTGCTCGCTTCTGTACCTATGCTATACCATTATGAATGAATGGACATTCCTAGATTCTGTTTATGGTTTTAT attaaATGTACGtgatttaaaaccaaatataggtttgttttggtatttttttactgaaatGTTTGAACATTTCCATGCACTATTTGTCTGCGCTTTTCAATTAAATGCATCTGTTCTATATGTGGTTCCATTAAGTATACGTCTACGCCGTGACCCATTGTTATTAGCCACCAGTTTATTAACATTAACAGCAGTTTTTAAGTCGTATCCAAGCATAGGAGATGTTGGATTTTACCTTAGTCTTCTTCCAATTCATAGACATCTGTTCTACT ttatgcaACAAGCATTCATTGTATCTTGTTTCTTTGTGGGTTGTACTGTTTTTGCCCCTACTGTGTGGCATTTGTGGATTTATTCACGTTCAGCAAATGCAAATTTCTATTTTGGAGTTACTCTTGCTTTTGCCACAACTCaa atATTCCTGATCACTGATTTATTGTTTGCATACATCAAGCGAGAGTTTGCTCTGAAACATGGTATGAAACGTATGATCAATGGAAAAGAAGCGCGTCTAATGCttgattaa
- the LOC132943520 gene encoding phosphatidylinositol glycan anchor biosynthesis class U protein isoform X2, translating to MADTDCTLNIPNYYYISTLIIIEGVSLYNENINPYDGDLFHETPLALVFFSHLTSTFSDFYVSLVFIVCDLITAFVLYYTSKIYTENLLKQQTKTKHVYNKEFNKLLIPDDFSVINPFYVCSVYMLNPYTVFSCIARTTTVFNNLFLALCLYSMVKRHRLLGCLSLVLASLPTFYTFGLLAPLMISCAPIDSKKKTGSFIVTFLTCGTISCSLLYLCYTIMNEWTFLDSVYGFILNVRDLKPNIGLFWYFFTEMFEHFHALFVCAFQLNASVLYVVPLSIRLRRDPLLLATSLLTLTAVFKSYPSIGDVGFYLSLLPIHRHLFYFMQQAFIVSCFFVGCTVFAPTVWHLWIYSRSANANFYFGVTLAFATTQIFLITDLLFAYIKREFALKHGMKRMINGKEARLMLD from the exons ATGGCGGATACCGACTGTACACTTAACATCCCGAATTACTACTACATTAGTACATTGATTA ttattgaaGGTGTATCTTTATACAACGAGAATATCAATCCATATGATGGGGATTTATTTCACGAGACTCCATTGGCTCTTGTATTTTTCAGTCACTTGACATCAACCTTTTcagatttttatgtatcattaGTATTTATTGTGTGCGATCTCATAACTGCTTTTGTGTTGTATTATACATCTAAAATTTACActgaaaatttg ctTAAACagcaaacaaaaacaaaacatgtctataataaagaatttaataaattattgataccAGATGACTTTTCAGTCATAAATCCGTTTTATGTATGTTCAGTTTACATGCTTAATCCATACACAGTGTTTAGTTGTATTGCAAGAACAACAACAGTGTTCAACAACCTATTTTTAGCACTATGTTTATATTCCATGGTAAAac GGCATAGACTATTAGGATGTCTGAGCTTAGTATTAGCATCATTGCCAACATTTTACACATTTGGTCTACTAGCCCCGTTAATGATAAGTTGTGCACCGATTGACTCTAAGAAAAAGACTGGTTCATTCatagttacatttttaacttgtgGTACCATTAGCTGCTCGCTTCTGTACCTATGCTATACCATTATGAATGAATGGACATTCCTAGATTCTGTTTATGGTTTTAT attaaATGTACGtgatttaaaaccaaatataggtttgttttggtatttttttactgaaatGTTTGAACATTTCCATGCACTATTTGTCTGCGCTTTTCAATTAAATGCATCTGTTCTATATGTGGTTCCATTAAGTATACGTCTACGCCGTGACCCATTGTTATTAGCCACCAGTTTATTAACATTAACAGCAGTTTTTAAGTCGTATCCAAGCATAGGAGATGTTGGATTTTACCTTAGTCTTCTTCCAATTCATAGACATCTGTTCTACT ttatgcaACAAGCATTCATTGTATCTTGTTTCTTTGTGGGTTGTACTGTTTTTGCCCCTACTGTGTGGCATTTGTGGATTTATTCACGTTCAGCAAATGCAAATTTCTATTTTGGAGTTACTCTTGCTTTTGCCACAACTCaa atATTCCTGATCACTGATTTATTGTTTGCATACATCAAGCGAGAGTTTGCTCTGAAACATGGTATGAAACGTATGATCAATGGAAAAGAAGCGCGTCTAATGCttgattaa
- the LOC132943522 gene encoding uncharacterized protein LOC132943522, with the protein MITFGQHFAISLATQQHKNKNQQEHQQDHQNQQDTAPGGVNILLGGVMMSSMILFILWMCYCCRWKDNKFDTTTCDEQPQPFWIDVNSNTYYEALQWSLQQECCEIPETYCSPETMPETPPRYETVITPPPGYEDVMRENYKKKKSLLDVTENNRMHTI; encoded by the exons ATGATTACTTTTGGACAACATTTTGCCATATCATTGGCTACTCAACAGCACAAGAATAAAAATCAACAGGAACACCAACAAGATCATCAAAATCAACAAGATACAGCACCAGGCGGAGTTAATATTCTATTGGgagg ggTTATGATGagtagtatgatattatttattttatggatGTGTTATTGTTGTCGATGGAAAGATAACAAGTTTGATACAACGACATGTGATGAACAACCACAACCTTTTTGGATTGATGTTAATTCAAACACTTACTATGAAGCACTGCAATGGTCTTTACAACAA gAATGTTGTGAAATACCAGAAACATATTGTTCACCAGAGACCATGCCAGAGACACCACCAAGATACGAAACCGTAATCACACCACCGCCTGGATATGAGGATGTGATGAGAGAAAATTACAAGAAGAAAAAATCTTTATTGGATGTCACAGAAAATAATAGGATGCATACCATTTGA